The DNA window GGCTCGTATCGCGACACGGCGCTGCCGGTTGCAGATGAAGGGTTGATGCAAAGTGTGCTCGCGTATTCCAAGCATTGGCAGCCGGAAGAAAAAAAGATCGGTTTGATCCTAAACCAGCAGGAATCCCTGCTGCGGCTCAACAGCAGCATCAAAGCGGTCAATGTCGCGCATAGCCAACTGGCGCGGCGTATCGAGGAACTTGCCGCACGCTTGGCCGAAGCCGGAAATCTGCAGCAAGAAGTGCGCACTGTGGAGACGATCAAAATGCAGGCGCGCAGTATCGCCAAAAATGTGAAAACCCTGCTGCCTATCGAATTGCCGATGGCGGAGATGACTGCGCAGCTTGCTCAGGATCATGCGCAGATTTCAACGATGATTCAGACTTTGGGACAAGGCAGCAATGGCCTGGGTGTGGCTTCCAGCAAGCATGAGGTGATTCAGGATTTGCTCTCGCATGTCTATGCGCAACTGAGAAAATTCGACGATCATTTGCACATCATCCGCAAAGAAATTCCAGCGGCAGTGACCGTCGAATCAGCCGTCGATGAGATCGTGAACAACAATGCTGCCATGCTGAATATGGCCCGGGTGCTTGACGATGAGATTCAGCAACAACGCAGCCATAGCGCAACGCGATTTAACATGGTGATGATCGCTTTTGGCATATGCGTGCTGGCGGCGCTGATTTTTCTGGTGCGCGCGCTGCGCCGCGATGCTTACTATCAGGATTTGGCCAGCCGCAACGAGGTTGAGAAAGCGCAGAAAGCGATCGTGACACTGTTGGACGACATGAAAAAAATCGCCGATGGCGATCTGACAGTGCGCACCGACATCACCAATCACATGACCAGCGCGATTGCCGATGCCATCAACAGCACCATCGAAGAACTTCATACCCTGGTGGAACAGGTCAACCAGGCGGGCGCACTGGTGGTGAAAGCATCGCATCAGGCGCAGCAAGTGTCATCCGGATTGCTGCATGCGGCCGAGCAACAAACGGCAAAAATCGAACAAACTACGCTGGCCGTTGTCGGCATGACGGAGTCGATCGGCGCGATATCGGATATGGCGACGGAGTCCGCCAAGGTTGCCAAACAATCGCTCGCGGCTGCGGAAAAGGGAACGCTGGCGGTGCGTGAATCGATTGCCGGAATGAACGAGATCCGCACGCATATTCAAGATACTTCCAAGCGGATCAAGCGTCTGGGCGAGAGTTCGCAAGAGATCGGCGAGATTGTCGCCTTGATCACCGACATTACCGACCAGACCAATGTGCTGGCGCTGAATGCGGCGCTGCAAGCCACTACCGCCGGAGAAGCGGGGCACGGATTTAACGTGATCGCGCAAGAAGTGCAGCGTCTGGCCGAGCGCTCGGCGGAAGCCAGCAAACAGATCAGCGAGTTGATCGTTACCATCCAGGGCGATACGCGGGATGCCATTGCGGCGATGGAACGCAGCACGCTCGGCGTGGCGAAAGGAACAAAACGCTCCGATGCGGCGGGACGGGCGCTGGAGGAAATCGAGCAAGTGTCGAAGCAACTGGCGCAGCTGGTGACGCATATTTTCGACGTCACCAATACGCAGACGCGGGCAGCGCATAAGGTGGTTGCCAATATGGAAGAAATTCTTCATATTACCCGGCAGACGACGCAAGGAACGCTGAAAACCACGGGATCGATCAAGCAGATCGCGGGATTTGCATCCGAGCTGAAGGCATCGGTATCCAATTTCAAGGTGTGACGGCATGGCCGGTCTCAATATCGTTTGATGGTACAAACACATGAACGCGCAACCCAAACTTAATATTGCTTCGATAATCGGGATCAAGGACGGCATTTATCAAGTCTTTGCATTGATCGATCAGACTCTGGACGTATATAGCCAGCATCCCGGCAAGATCAATCTGCTCAGCGATTGCCGCAATTATATTCATCAACTCGATGGATTGCTTGAAATGCTCGGGTTAACCAGCATCACCATCGTGACTGAGAAGATGGAGCAACTGGTCGAAGCGTTGCTCAGT is part of the Gammaproteobacteria bacterium genome and encodes:
- a CDS encoding methyl-accepting chemotaxis protein, whose protein sequence is MAGNFSKFELTTGLVALGKKLPVIAAPARKSVPKGAALLSNSWVLGGIVIFFTALLLITSMISVWQARQSAIQPELSAQLQIHHERIANAAQLALMGDAAAFAQLQDSRNQFNHVITLLLQGGSYRDTALPVADEGLMQSVLAYSKHWQPEEKKIGLILNQQESLLRLNSSIKAVNVAHSQLARRIEELAARLAEAGNLQQEVRTVETIKMQARSIAKNVKTLLPIELPMAEMTAQLAQDHAQISTMIQTLGQGSNGLGVASSKHEVIQDLLSHVYAQLRKFDDHLHIIRKEIPAAVTVESAVDEIVNNNAAMLNMARVLDDEIQQQRSHSATRFNMVMIAFGICVLAALIFLVRALRRDAYYQDLASRNEVEKAQKAIVTLLDDMKKIADGDLTVRTDITNHMTSAIADAINSTIEELHTLVEQVNQAGALVVKASHQAQQVSSGLLHAAEQQTAKIEQTTLAVVGMTESIGAISDMATESAKVAKQSLAAAEKGTLAVRESIAGMNEIRTHIQDTSKRIKRLGESSQEIGEIVALITDITDQTNVLALNAALQATTAGEAGHGFNVIAQEVQRLAERSAEASKQISELIVTIQGDTRDAIAAMERSTLGVAKGTKRSDAAGRALEEIEQVSKQLAQLVTHIFDVTNTQTRAAHKVVANMEEILHITRQTTQGTLKTTGSIKQIAGFASELKASVSNFKV